One genomic segment of Clostridium saccharoperbutylacetonicum N1-4(HMT) includes these proteins:
- a CDS encoding PTS sugar transporter subunit IIA: MFKKLFSKNISESIFAYASGDLVKIEDIPDPVFSQKLMGEGVAILPSNGQILAPVDGEIILIAETKHAFALRTALGEEILIHIGLETMNLKGQGFNFHIKLGDKVKKGQIIVEADLDFIKENASSTIIPMIITNSNEDRFNFKWEDINKVKAGETKLFETQLK, translated from the coding sequence ATGTTCAAAAAATTATTTTCCAAAAATATTAGTGAATCTATATTTGCTTATGCTTCTGGAGATCTTGTAAAAATTGAAGATATTCCAGATCCTGTTTTTAGCCAAAAACTTATGGGAGAAGGTGTTGCGATTTTACCTTCAAATGGTCAAATCCTTGCACCTGTGGATGGAGAAATCATCCTAATTGCAGAAACTAAACATGCTTTTGCATTAAGAACTGCTCTTGGTGAAGAAATTCTTATTCATATTGGGCTTGAAACTATGAATCTCAAAGGGCAAGGATTTAATTTCCATATAAAATTAGGAGATAAAGTTAAAAAAGGTCAGATTATTGTTGAAGCAGATTTAGATTTTATTAAAGAAAATGCAAGCAGCACAATTATTCCCATGATTATTACAAATAGTAATGAAGATCGTTTTAATTTTAAGTGGGAAGATATTAATAAAGTTAAAGCTGGAGAAACAAAACTATTTGAAACGCAGTTAAAATAG